Proteins encoded in a region of the Streptomyces sp. NBC_00310 genome:
- a CDS encoding carbohydrate kinase family protein, giving the protein MSRQRITVLGECVADAFTEPANAANELALRVLPGGGPANTAVALARMGTPARFLARLSGDVFGRLFRAHLEASGVDLSCAVAAGEPSTLAVAELDATGQAAFSFHARNTADWQWTSGELARVDLSGTACLHTGSLALIREPGGAVVEEFVASAAPRATISIDPNVRPLLVRPEAYRARLTHWCGLADILRLSEDDLELLLPGTPPEQACDLWHAAGVRLVVITLGADGVVASLDGERLRVPAVTTRVIDTVGAGDSFTAGLLHHLAARGLLGGRLTRLGIDDVAEACRFGTRVAALTCSVAGPNPPWRSQLTELATTDSA; this is encoded by the coding sequence ATGAGCCGGCAACGGATCACCGTTCTGGGAGAGTGCGTCGCGGACGCCTTCACCGAACCGGCGAACGCCGCGAACGAACTCGCCCTGCGGGTGCTGCCGGGCGGCGGACCCGCGAACACGGCGGTGGCCCTGGCCCGGATGGGCACGCCGGCCCGCTTCCTCGCCCGTCTGTCCGGCGATGTGTTCGGCCGCCTGTTCCGGGCCCATCTGGAGGCATCCGGGGTCGACCTGTCGTGCGCCGTCGCCGCCGGTGAGCCCAGCACGCTGGCCGTGGCGGAGCTGGACGCCACCGGGCAGGCCGCGTTCTCGTTCCACGCCCGGAACACGGCGGACTGGCAGTGGACTTCAGGGGAACTGGCCCGGGTGGATCTGTCCGGAACGGCCTGTCTGCACACCGGGTCGCTGGCGCTGATCCGGGAGCCGGGCGGGGCGGTGGTGGAGGAGTTCGTGGCGTCAGCGGCTCCGCGGGCCACCATCAGCATCGATCCCAACGTGCGGCCGCTGCTGGTGCGCCCCGAGGCCTACCGCGCCCGGCTGACGCACTGGTGTGGTCTCGCCGACATCCTGCGGCTGAGCGAGGACGACCTGGAACTGCTCCTGCCGGGCACCCCGCCCGAGCAGGCGTGCGACCTCTGGCACGCCGCGGGGGTACGGCTCGTCGTGATCACCCTCGGCGCCGACGGCGTCGTGGCCTCGCTCGACGGCGAACGGCTGCGGGTGCCCGCGGTGACCACCAGGGTCATCGACACGGTCGGCGCGGGCGACTCCTTCACCGCCGGCCTGCTGCACCACCTCGCAGCCCGCGGCCTCCTCGGTGGCCGGCTGACCCGACTCGGAATCGACGATGTCGCGGAAGCCTGCCGGTTCGGCACCCGGGTCGCGGCCCTGACCTGCTCGGTCGCCGGCCCCAATCCCCCGTGGCGAAGCCAGTTGACAGAGCTCGCGACCACCGACAGCGCCTGA
- a CDS encoding sensor histidine kinase: MGSPDEARVRLPQLRLDELLDELQARLDAARGTRDRVHSLLEAVLSVGRELDLEQALRSIVEAAAVLVDAEYAALGVIGPDGKRLSAFHTVGVSEEQIARIGPYPEGHGILGELIHHPEPLRLAKISEHSASYGFPPHHPPMNTFLGVPIRVRDQVFGNLYLTEKRGGAQFDEEDVSVTLTLAVAAGVAIDNARLYAESRLRERWLRANAEIVHRLMAGGARAEVLGLIAEQAREITGAALAVVAMPMEETESLSVELALGQGADAIRGMILPMDGTLIGEALSGATAVTSADVLHDERVLAGSLRFTGLGPAVAVPVGTGESGVRGVLLLVREAGRTAFSEKEIDPLRGFAAQAAIAMELAERRLEAEEVAVLKDRDRIARDLHDLAIQRLFATGMTLQSAGRFIEHAEASERVSRAVDDLDETIKIIRSTIFGLRTREGTEGSGLRARAVRVVGEAAPVVGFAPSVRMEGLLDTDVPKEIADNVVAVLSEALTNIARHARADHADVVLATDGREVRLSVADNGVGIPPEGRRSGLRNMAERAEHLGGRLELTRPTDGGTSLVWRVPVKKA; this comes from the coding sequence GTGGGAAGCCCCGACGAGGCCCGCGTACGGCTGCCGCAGCTGAGACTGGACGAGCTGCTGGACGAGCTCCAGGCGCGCCTGGACGCGGCCCGCGGCACCCGCGACCGGGTGCACAGCCTGCTGGAGGCGGTGCTCTCGGTCGGCCGGGAGCTGGACCTGGAGCAGGCTCTGCGCAGCATCGTGGAGGCCGCGGCGGTGCTGGTCGACGCGGAGTACGCGGCGCTCGGAGTGATCGGCCCGGACGGCAAGCGGCTCTCCGCCTTCCACACGGTCGGTGTGTCCGAGGAGCAGATCGCCCGTATCGGACCGTACCCGGAAGGCCACGGCATCCTGGGCGAGCTGATCCACCACCCGGAGCCGTTGCGCCTGGCGAAGATCTCCGAGCACTCGGCGTCGTACGGCTTCCCGCCCCACCACCCACCGATGAACACCTTCCTGGGCGTCCCGATCCGGGTGCGCGACCAGGTCTTCGGGAACCTGTATCTGACCGAGAAACGGGGTGGCGCCCAGTTCGACGAGGAGGATGTCTCGGTCACGCTCACGCTGGCCGTGGCGGCCGGAGTGGCCATCGACAACGCGCGGCTGTACGCGGAGTCGCGGCTGCGGGAGCGGTGGCTGCGGGCGAACGCCGAGATCGTCCACCGGCTGATGGCGGGCGGGGCGCGTGCCGAGGTCCTGGGGCTGATCGCCGAACAGGCCCGGGAGATCACCGGTGCGGCCCTGGCCGTGGTGGCGATGCCGATGGAGGAGACGGAATCCCTCTCCGTGGAGCTCGCCCTGGGCCAGGGAGCGGACGCGATCCGGGGCATGATTCTGCCGATGGACGGCACCCTGATCGGCGAGGCTCTCTCCGGTGCGACCGCCGTCACCAGCGCGGACGTCCTCCATGACGAACGAGTCCTGGCGGGCTCCCTGAGGTTCACCGGCCTAGGGCCGGCCGTGGCCGTTCCCGTCGGAACGGGCGAGAGCGGCGTACGAGGTGTGCTCCTCCTGGTGAGGGAAGCGGGGCGGACCGCGTTCTCCGAGAAGGAGATCGACCCCCTGAGAGGCTTCGCCGCGCAGGCGGCGATCGCGATGGAACTGGCGGAACGCCGCCTGGAGGCCGAGGAGGTCGCGGTGCTCAAGGACCGTGACCGGATCGCCCGTGACCTGCACGACCTGGCGATCCAACGACTGTTCGCCACCGGCATGACCCTGCAGAGCGCGGGCCGTTTCATCGAGCACGCGGAGGCGTCCGAACGCGTGTCGCGGGCGGTGGACGACCTCGACGAGACCATCAAGATCATCAGGTCGACCATCTTCGGCCTGCGTACGCGTGAGGGAACCGAGGGGAGCGGCCTGCGGGCCCGCGCCGTGCGGGTGGTCGGGGAAGCGGCGCCGGTGGTGGGCTTCGCCCCCAGCGTGCGGATGGAGGGCCTCCTGGACACCGATGTGCCGAAGGAGATCGCCGACAACGTGGTCGCCGTACTCTCCGAGGCCCTGACCAACATCGCCCGGCACGCCCGAGCCGACCACGCGGATGTGGTGCTCGCGACCGACGGGCGCGAGGTCCGGCTGTCGGTCGCGGACAACGGCGTGGGCATTCCGCCCGAGGGCCGCCGCAGCGGCCTGCGCAACATGGCGGAGAGGGCCGAGCACCTGGGCGGCCGCCTCGAACTGACGCGACCCACCGACGGCGGGACCTCTCTGGTGTGGCGCGTACCGGTGAAGAAGGCCTAG